In one window of Meiothermus sp. DNA:
- a CDS encoding acetyl-CoA hydrolase/transferase family protein — translation METISRTGKALGRSEVEKVYQSKLVDLELAAGMVKSNSRIYVSGNAATPTPLLEALAQRKGELENVELVHVLQMGSDPFLAPEMEGHFRRRSLFVGPADREAVNSGRADYVPVMLHQVPWLFKRGVLPLDYALVQVSPPDEFGFVSLGVEIIAAKAAVENARRVIALVNPQMPRTLGDTFVHVSKFAAFVEVDFPLPMLPRDTFGEVEAKIGKYVADLIDDGCTLQMGIGTIPDAVLANLIGRQDLGIHTEMVSDGVMEALEKGIVTGQRKSLLPGKVVGTFVLGSERLYRFVHNNPLFEMRPADWVNDPFNVARNDNMVAINSALEVDLTGQVCADSIGTRIYSGFGGQLDFIRGAAASNSGKPIIALPSTGKNNTLSRIVPLLKPGAGVVTTRADVHYVVTEYGVAELFGKSLRERAQALISIAHPNFREELSKAAFERGLLPKSFPGFSPI, via the coding sequence ATGGAAACCATTTCACGTACGGGCAAGGCCCTGGGACGCAGCGAGGTAGAAAAGGTCTATCAAAGCAAGCTGGTTGACCTAGAACTGGCCGCCGGAATGGTCAAGAGCAACTCGAGGATCTACGTCTCGGGGAATGCTGCCACCCCTACTCCCCTCCTGGAAGCCCTGGCCCAGCGGAAAGGCGAGTTGGAGAACGTTGAACTGGTTCACGTGCTTCAAATGGGCTCCGACCCCTTTCTGGCCCCCGAGATGGAGGGCCACTTTCGCCGACGTTCGCTATTTGTAGGTCCCGCCGACCGGGAGGCCGTCAACAGTGGGCGGGCCGACTATGTACCGGTTATGCTGCATCAGGTTCCTTGGCTATTCAAGCGGGGGGTTTTGCCCCTGGATTATGCCCTGGTGCAGGTTTCGCCCCCAGATGAGTTTGGCTTTGTCAGCCTGGGTGTAGAAATCATTGCAGCAAAGGCTGCAGTAGAGAATGCCCGCCGGGTCATTGCACTGGTTAACCCGCAGATGCCACGTACCCTGGGAGACACCTTTGTGCACGTCTCCAAATTTGCCGCCTTTGTGGAGGTGGACTTTCCCCTACCGATGTTACCCAGAGACACTTTTGGAGAGGTCGAGGCCAAAATTGGCAAATATGTAGCCGACCTTATTGACGATGGCTGTACCTTGCAGATGGGGATTGGCACCATCCCCGATGCTGTGCTGGCCAACCTAATCGGACGGCAAGACCTGGGCATCCATACCGAGATGGTTTCCGATGGGGTGATGGAGGCCCTGGAAAAAGGCATCGTGACCGGACAGCGCAAGAGCCTGCTGCCGGGCAAGGTAGTGGGTACCTTCGTGCTGGGCTCCGAACGGCTTTACCGCTTTGTGCACAACAACCCCCTCTTCGAGATGCGACCCGCCGATTGGGTTAACGATCCCTTCAATGTAGCTCGTAACGACAACATGGTTGCCATTAATTCAGCCCTCGAGGTAGACCTCACCGGTCAGGTCTGCGCCGATTCCATTGGCACCCGTATCTACTCCGGCTTCGGTGGGCAGCTCGACTTTATCCGAGGGGCAGCAGCCAGCAACAGTGGAAAACCCATCATTGCGCTGCCCAGCACCGGCAAGAACAACACCTTGAGCCGTATTGTTCCCCTGCTCAAACCCGGCGCAGGGGTTGTGACAACCAGGGCCGATGTCCACTATGTCGTGACCGAATATGGGGTGGCCGAACTCTTTGGCAAGAGCCTACGCGAGCGGGCCCAAGCCCTTATTAGTATTGCCCACCCCAACTTCCGCGAAGAACTTAGTAAAGCCGCTTTCGAGCGTGGGCTGCTGCCCAAAAGCTTCCCGGGTTTTTCGCCCATATGA